The Hymenobacter oligotrophus genome segment CGCCACTTAACTCGAACACCGTCACTTGCTTGCCGTCGGGCGTTTTCAGCACGTTTTCCTCAATGGCCGAGGCTTTGATCTGGTGCTTGCCCGTGAGCTTGCGCGCATCCTCCAGCATCTTGTTAAAGAGCTTGGGGTTGTTCTGGATGTTGGTGTAGGTAATCTGTACGTTGGCGCGCAACGTGGGGTAGTTCACGTTGATCCAGTGCGGCTGAGCCAGGTACGATGAATCGCGCAAAATGCGGGCATGCTTCGAATACTCAAACCGGTACGGATGGCCAGCCGGCAGCTGCTGGTAAGCATGCGGCGGCAAATCGATGCGGTTGTAGCCTTTGGGCTTGGGCGTGTAATCGGGGGCAGTGTTGCAGCCCGAAAGCAGCAAACCGACAATTAGCAGCGCGCAGGAGGAGCGGAGCACAGGCAGCAGGAGAGAAGGTGACAAACCAAAATTACGCGAAGTAGTGCGGAGTACGCCCTAGGTACCCAGCCGCTAGTCGATACCAAGACGCTAGTCGATACCAAGAGCTAAACTTACCTAAGGCAACGACCCGGCCAAGCACATGCATCAACGCAAACCGCCCCAGCCAACGCATGACTGGGGCGGCTTATGCCAATGAACAGTGAGCTTAGAACGGCAGTTCGTTGAGCTCTGGCTCTTGGCGGAAGGTGTTTGGCTCGGCCGCATTGCTAGCTGAACCAGTGGCTTGATTACTCGGCTGCTCGTTGTGGCCGCGGCCGCCGCTGCCCAGCATCGTGATTTCGTCGGCCACAATTTCCGTTACGTAGCGGGTTTGCTGGTCTTTGTCTTGGTACTGGCGGGTGCGGATCTTGCCCTCCACGTACACCTGCTGGCCTTTTTTGATGTACTTCTCTACGGTTTCGGCCAGGCCACGCCAAGCCACCACGTTGTGCCACTCGGTGCGCTCCACGCGGTTGCCTTGTTTGTCCTTGTAGAACTCGTTGGTAGCCAAGCGGAACTGTGCTACCGTGCTGCCGCCCTCAAGGTGGCGCACTTCGGGGTCGGTACCTAGGTGGCCGATCAGGATAACTTTGTTTACGCTCGACATAATCTTCTGTTTGTCTTGTTGAAACGAGCAATCAACCGGTGCTAATTGCACTACAATATCTAAAATTATTAGCTAAAGAGCAAATGGCTTTAGTTGCGAAGAATGCCCTTTTTGTTCAGGTAATTGGAGATAATTACCGGCTTTGGCAATTCGTCCATTTGCTCGGCTGCATAGGCCTCTAGGCCAGTCTGCTTAAGCACGTCATCAGCAAGCGGCGCGTCCAACCAAAGTTCATGGAAACAGGCCTCCACCTTCTGGTGGCTAAGCGCGTGCCGCAATGCCGCTGCCGGCTCGCTCACGCGGTTGGTGGCAACCTGCGCACCTAGGGCTTCGAGTTCAGTTACAAGGGCCTGAGGGGGCAAGGCCGCCTCGGGCGTTTCGGTCAGGTAAAAATCGTAAAGGCTGTGCCAAATATCCTTGCCCGTACGTTTGCGCAGGTACACTTGCCCGCCGTAGCGCAGCACTAAGTAGTGGAAATAGCGCGTGCGGCCAGCTTTGGCTTTGCTCTTGACGGGTAATTGCTGCACCATGCCGTGCTGAAAAGCAAAGCACTGCTCGCGCACCGGGCAAAACAAGCAGTCGGGGTTGGTAGGCGTGCACTGAATGGCGCCGAACTCCATAATGGCCTGGTTGTAGTCGGCGGGCTCCTCCACCGAAATCAGCTGATCGGCCAAGTGCTGAAACTCTTTGCGCGCCGATGGCTGGGCAATGTCGGTGGTGAGGCCAAACACCCGCGCCAGTACGCGGTACACGTTGCCATCGAGCACCGCCACCCGTTCGCCAAACGCAAACGAAGCAATGGCGGCTGCCGTGTAGGGGCCTATTCCGCGCAACTTTACCAACCCGGCGTAGCTACCCGGAAACTGGCCGGCGTACTCGTTTACTACTTGCTGGGCCGTAATGCGCATGTTGCGAGCCCGGGAGTAGTACCCCAGGCCTTGCCATAGCCGCAACACCTCCTGCTCCGGCGCAGCGGCAAGGTCGTGCACGGTGGGGTAGGCCGCCAAAAAACGCTCGTAATAAGGCAGGCCCTGCTGCACGCGGGTTTGCTGTAAGATTATCTCCGACAGCCAGATAGCATACGGGTCTTGGGTATGGCGCCAAGGTAAGTCGCGGCGGTGCCGCGGGTACCAGTCCAATAATGCCTCGGCAAAAAACGGATGAGCTTGATGCGGCGAAGTGTTGATCAACGTGTTGATTATTAATATATTGCCATCAATAGCCTGTATTCACGGTATTTGGCAATTGCATTTGTAAAACCAAAAAACGGGACTACCTTTGTGGCCCGAAATGCCTACCGGGCAAGGGCTTACGGGTTTTTAACAGCTTTTTGCCTATTCTTTTTTTCACTTTTCAGGTTCCTAATACAGTGACCAAAGCAGAAGTAATTGCCGAGATTGCCGAGAAGACCGGCATTGAGAAAACCGACGTGTCTGCAACCGTTGAGGCTTTCTTCAAAGTGGTGAAGGATTCGATGGCCAACGGCAACAACATCTACGTGCGTGGCTTCGGTAGCTTCGTAAACAAGAAGCGGGCCCGGAAAGTAGCCCGTAACATTTCGAAAAATACCTCGATCATCATCGACGAGCACTTCATCCCGAGCTTCAAACCGTCGAAGACCTTCATCAGCAAAATCAAAAACAGCAAGAAGGTAAAAGAGCAGCCGGTACAGGCCTAAGGCTTAAAACCGCTCGGTTCTTTGTAAACTTGCCGGCGCCGCCGAGCTGGTCTGCCCCGAAAGCAGCAGCCCGGCGGCCGCCTTTTTCTTCTGCTTATGGCTACTGGCCGCTCTTCTTTTTCGCCCCAACTGCTCATTCTCATCCTGGCTGCCGCGGTGGTAGCAGGGTTGTTTTTGCTGCCCAAAGGTGTGGTGAAACCCAAGGAAGGCAAAGGCGAAGCCGCCCGCGATGCTGCGGCCACCAGCGCCCCCAATGGCGGTGGCCCCAACACCAACGGCTCCAAAACCGAAGCTTCCTCGGGGCCCGTGCCGGCCAGCCAGGGCGTTACGGCGCAGCAGCAGCCGCACACCATGGCCTCGGCCGAGCAACGCAAGGGCCTGAACACCCTTGTGGCTCGTTACCGGACGGCGCAGGGCGCTGCCAAGCTCACGGTAGCCACCGATCTGGCCAAGCAGTACCAATCGGTACAACGCTTCGACAGTGCTGGTTACTACTACGAGCAGGTAGCCCAAGCCAAGCCCGGTGAGCAAGCCTGGAAGCGCGCCGCAGATCAGTACTTCGAAGCCTACAGCTTTGCGGCTACCGAGGAGCGCGCCAAAATGCTAGGCGGCAAAGCCCGCGAGCTGTACGAGAAGGTGCTGAAGCAGAACCCCCAGAACCTTGATGCCAAAACGAACCTAGGGATGGCGCTGATGGCCAGCGAAAACCCCGTGCAGGGCATCATGATGCTGCGCGAGGTGCTGGCCGCCGACCCCAAGAACGAAAAGGCGCTTTACAACCTAGGAATTCTGGCATTGCAAAGCAACCAGCCTGATAAGGCAGTGGAGCGGTTTGAGGAATTGGCGAAGGTAAATCCCAAGAACGTGAACGGATTGTTCTACTTGGGCGTATCCTTGGCACAATCCGGCAAAAAGGAACAAGCCCGGCAGACTTTCCAAAAGGTCAAAAGCCTCAGCAACGACCCCGGGCTGCTGACCTCGGTAAACGAAGAACTCCAGAAACTATAGCGCAAGCTATTTTCGAAATCAACCACTTAACCTTAAACCATAAATCTCATGCCCTGCGGTAAAAAGAGAAAGCGTCACAAAATCGCCACCCACAAGCGGAAGAAGCGCCTGCGCAAAAACCGTCATAAGAAGAAGTAAGCCCGCGGGGGTTTGCTGGGCGCCCGCACGGCCGTAGGCCGGCACCGCGCCCTATGTTTCACCCCGCCGACTCCCGGGCGTGGCTTTGTGGTTACGTTCTCCCCGTGGAACTAGATAAGGGGGAAGCTGGTGCTCGTGCGCTGGCTTCCCTTCTTGGCTTATGCACGGGGCAGCGCTACCGCAAGCCCTCCCGGACAGCCGGCTAACCCCGAACTCCATTGAGTAACGAGTTAATCATTAATTCGACTCAGGAAGGCGAGCGGATTGCCCTGCTTCAGGACAAGCGGCTGATCGAGTATCACTTCGACCGCAACGACACCAACTACGCGGTAGGCGACATCTTTCTGGGCACCGTCAAGAAAGTAATGCCCGGCCTGAACGCCGCGTTTATTGATATCGGGTACCAGAAGGACGCCTTTCTGCATTACGGCGACCTAGGCGAGCAGTTCCAGACGCTGGCCAAGTGGACGCGCCTGGTGCACTCCGGCAAAGCGCCGGTAGCGCACCTCAAGGGCTTCCCGCGCGATGCCGCCCTCGAAAAGGTCGGCAAGATGGCCGACGTGGTAAAGAAGGGCCAGCAAATGCTGGTACAAATCGTAAAGGAGCCGATTTCCACGAAGGGTCCGCGCCTTTCCTCCGACTTATCCATGGCCGGGCGCTACCTCGTGCTCATGCCTTTCTCCGACACCATTTCGGTGTCGAAGAAGATTGTAAGCCGGGCCGAGCGCGAGCGGCTTAAGCGCCTGATTGCCTCCATTAAGCCCGATGGCTTCGGCGTGATTATTCGCACCGTAGCCGAAGGCCGCGACGTGGCCGAGCTCGACCGCGACATGACCAACATGGTGGCCATGTGGGAGCAGCTCTACCAAAACCTGCGCAACGCCAAGCCCAACGATAAGGTGCTGGGCGAGTTGGGCCGTACGTCGTCGATGCTGCGCGATATGCTCAGCGACTCGTTCGACGCCATCCACGTTGACTCGCAGGAGCTATTCGACGAGTTGCGCACTTACCTGCAGCAGATTGCTCCCGATAAAGTAGACTTGCTGAAGCTGTACTCGGGCAAGACGAAGATTTTTGAGCAATTCGAGATTGAAAAACAGCTCAAAACCCTCTTCGGCAAAACCGTTACGGTGCCCGGCGGTGGTTACCTCGTTATCGAGCACACCGAGGCGCTGCACGTTATCGACGTAAACTCGGGCAACAAAAGCAACCAGCAGAGCGACCAGGAAGCCACCGCGTTGATGGTGAACCTGGCGGCTGCCAAGGAAGTGGCCCGCCAGCTGCGTTTGCGCGATATGGGCGGCATCGTCGTGGTCGACTTCATCGACATGCGCTCTGGCGACAGCCGCAAGAAGGTAGAAGACACGGTGCAGCAAATCATGGCGCGCGACCGGGCCAAATTCACCATTCTGCCCATCACCAAGTTTGGCCTGCTGCAGATTACGCGGCAACGCGTGCGCCCCGAGCAGAACATTATTACTACCGAGGTGTGCCCCACCTGCGGCGGCACCGGCAAGATTACCGCCTCCATTTTGGTTACCGACGAAATCGACCTAAGCATCGATGAGTTGTTGGTGAACCAGAACCACGCCGGCCTCACTTTGTACGTGCACCCCTTCTTGCACGCTTACTATACCAAAGGGTTGGTAAGCAAGCAAATGAAGTGGTACCTGAAGTACTACAAATGGGTGAAGGTGGTGAAGGATACCAGCCTTGGCCTCACCGACTACCGCATTCAGGACGAACGCGGCGAGGACATTGAGCTGCACAGCCGCGCGGCCGAGCTGAACAGCCTGCAAGACCGCGACGACGAAACGGATGATTAGTAGTTGGTATTGAGTACTTAGTAGTAAGTGCCACAACATCAATTAACTCGGGCAATGCCCCGCCCGAAACGCCGACGCCCCCACCGTTCTGTACCTGGAACGGTGGGGGCGTCGGCGTTTCGGGCGGGTTAGTAGCGAACTACATTTGTTCAGTGCTAGCTACCAACTAAAACTTCAGCCCTAGGTCGAGCGCAACTTCGTTGTTCTTGAAGGTGATGTCCTTGAGCTTGCGGGTGTTGTCGAAGTACCGCTCGATGTTGAACAAACCGCGGTGGTACGATACGCCGGCGAATACCTTGGTGCTTTGGCCCACCTGGTACTCCACACCTAGGCCGCCCAATAAGGCCGCATCGGGCACGATGAAGTGGCTCGAAGCTTTGGTTTCGTTGCCGGTGGAGGGGTCGGTGTAGAACTTGTTGCCGTTGATGCGCGAAGCCACCCGCGCGTTGGCCGTGCCGCCCACTTGGAAGTAAAGTTTGGTATCGGTGGTGATTTCGTTCGTAAACAGCTTCAGCGTAACCGGAATCTCGAGGTACTGCAGGCCGATCTTTTGCTTCTGGGTAGAGAGGCTGTTGTCGGTGGGCGAGTTTTCGGTGAGGTAGCGTACGTTGCCGCCTTTAAAGGTGAGGTTCAGGCCGGTGCTGAAGGCGTAATTCTCGCCGAAAAAGTAATCGACAACCACGCCGCCGCCGATGCCGGCGCGGCTGCCGTCGCTCTGAAAGTTGCGCTCGGTGGGCGAGCTAACGCGCAGGCTTGTAATGGAGGGAGAGACTTTCAGCCCGATTTCTATCTGGGCCGACGCATTGGTGGCTACGCCGCCCAAGAGCAGGGCCAGCGCCAACATCGTTTTTTTCATATGAAAGGACACGCTTAACAGCCGCAACGCGTTGCTACAGCCAACCGGGCACGCGGGCCCGGCGTTTTATCTAATTTCGCCTTAAATATAAAGTTCCCCTGCTACCCATCATGCCCTTTCCGCGTTTGCGCCTTTGGCTGAGCACCCCGGTGCTGGCCGCCACGCTGCTGTTGTCGGTTGCTTGCAACCGAGGTGAAAAGTGTGAGATGTCGCCGGAGGTTGCCCGCGTGGCAGCGCCGGTGCAGCTTGAGCGGCTGGAAACCCAGTTTTTCAAGATCCGAACCCCGGCCGACGCTCAACAGTTTCTGAACCGAAACCCGCTTTTTGCGCGCCACTTTTTGCAGCGCCGGCAGTACCCATCGGATGCCATTTTGCAGCAGGCGTTGGTGCGGCTGGCTACCAACCCCGGGTTGCAAAAGCTCGGGCAGCAAGCCGATACCACCTTCCGCAACACCGAGCAGTGGCAGGGCGATTTGCAGCGCATGTTTCAGCACGTGCGCTACTATTTTCCTGACTTTAAGGTACCGCAGGCCAAAACCTTTGTGAGCGGCCTCAGCCAGGATGTGTTTGCCAATGACAGCCTGCTGGTTATCAGCACCGACTTCTTCGTGGGGCCCAAGGCCGTGTACCGGCCCAACGTGCCCAATTACATCCTGCGCCGCTACCGCACCGAGTACGTGTTGCCCACCGTGGCCCTGGCAGTTTCGAGCAAGTACAACAAGAAGGAGCTAACGAGCAACACCATGCTCGGCGAGATGATACAGGGCGGCAAGGCACTCTACTTCGCCGAAAGGGTGCTGCCTTGCACCGACGACTCTTTGCTAGTGGGTTTTCCCGGCAAAGATTTGCAGAACGTGCACTTCAACGAGGCCAGAATCTGGGGGCATTTTCTGGAGAAGAACCTGCTCTACAACACCTCGCCTTTCCAGATTCAGAAGTACGTGGGCGAGCGGCCCAACGTACCCGAAATCGACAAAACCTGCCCCGGCCGTATTGGCCTGTGGCTAGGCTGGCAAATTGTGCGCAAGTACATGGCCGAGCACCCCAACGTAACGCTGGCTCAGCTCATGGCCATGAAAGATCCGCAGCGCATCCTCACCGAGTCGCGCTACCGGCCTAGGCCCAAGGATTAGTGAAGACGGAAGAATGAGAAAAAAGCGGGCGTATCCGGTTGGACAACTACCTTGTGGTTGGTGAAGATGGAAGAATAAGGAGTGCAGAACGGCCAGCAAGCCCGATTTGCTCCTCATTCTTCCTTTTTCATTCTTCATTAAACCTATGCACATCGCCGTTTTCAGCCAATACCACACCAACCCCGATTGCCCAGCTACCAGTCGGCACTACTCGTTGCTGGCGCACATTGCCCGGCGGCACCGCGTTACGCTCATCACCACCAACACGTGGGAGCCGCAGCGCCTAACGCACGAGTACCCGTGGTTGCCCGAGGGGGTGGAGATGCTGGCGGCCGACATACCGTACCACAACCGCATGGGCGTGGCGGCGCGCGGCTGGGCCTTTGTGCGGTACATGGCCCATGCGTGGCGGCAAGGCCGGCGCATACCTAGGCCCGATGTGATTTGGGGAATATCTACACCGCTCTCAGCGGCTTGGGTAGCTGGCAAAGTAGCGCAGCAGCGCCGCGTGCCGTGGGTGTTTGAGGTGCAGGATTTGTGGCCGACGTTCCCTATTGAAATGGGAGCGGTGCGGAACCGTTTGGCCCAACGCCAGCTGTACGCCGCCGAGCGCGGCCTCTACGAGCAGGCGCGGCACATCATCACCCTCTCGCCGGGTATGACGGATTATGTGCGGCACCTAGGGATAGGGGAGGAGAAGGTGAGCACCATCCTGAACGGCACCGACCTCGACCAAGCCGCCCAAGCTACGCCCAACGTGGCAGCAAACTTGCGCCGGCAGTACAGCCTGGAAGGCCGCCCCGTGGTGCTGTACGCCGGTACGTTCGGGCGGGCCAACGATATACCCACACTGGTGCAAGCCGCTGAAGCGCTGCACCAAATGCAGCCCGATGCGGTGTGGTTGTTTATGGGCCACGGCTATTACGAGCCGCTGATACGCGAGGCGGCCGCGCGCTGCGCAGCCATTCGGCTGGTGCCGCCGCAGCCTAGGCACCAAGTGTTTGCGTGGCTAGCCGCCGCCGATGTGTCGGTGGTTTCCTTCATCAACTTGCCGGTGCTCGATACCAACTCCCCGGCCAAGTTCTACGACAGCCTTGCGGTTGGTACACCCGTGGTGGTAACTAATCCGGGCTGGACCAAACAATTTGTGGAAGAGCACCGCTGCGGTTGGTACGTGCCCGCCGAGCAACCTAGGGCCTTGGCCGAGCATTTGCACCGCGCCCTAGGTGCTAAAGCCGAACTTAGCGCGGCCGGGCAGCGCGGGCAAGAGGTAGCCCGATTGTTATTCGACCGCCAGCAGCTAGCCGCGCAGGTTCAGCAGATACTCGAGCGAGCGGCTGGCTAAACTGGAGCTACAATCGGCTCCAGCGTGGGCTGCACCTTATCGGCGAAGTACTTGCAGAAATCGGTAAGCGGGCACTGCAGGCACTTGGGGTTGCGCGCCACGCAGACGTAGCGGCCGTGCAAAATCAGCCAATGATGGGCTTTCGGAATTAGCTCCTGGGGGGTGTATTTCACCAAGCCCTTCTCCACGGCCAGCGGCGTAGTGGCCGTACGCGGCACCAAGCCCAGGCGGTGCGCCACCCGAAACACGTGCGTATCAACCGCCATGGCGGGTTGGTTGTAGATAACCGACACAATCACGTTGGCCGTTTTGCGGCCCACGCCGGGCAGCAGCTGCAGGTCCTCGAGCCGGTCGGGCACTTCGCCGCCAAACTTCTCCACCAGCATCTTGCCCAGGCCGGCCAAGTGTTTGGCTTTGTTGTTGGGGTACGATACGCTGCGGATAAACGGAAACACCTCCTCGGCCGAGGCAGCAGCGAGGTGCTGCGGCGTCGGGAAGTGTTCGAACAGAGCGGGCGTAATCAGGTTCACGCGCTTGTCGGTGCATTGCGCGCTGAGCACCACGGCCACCAGCAGCTCGTAAGGGCTGCGGTAGTGCAGCTCGGTTTCGGGCTCCGGAAAGTGGGTGGTGAAATAGGCCAGAAAACGGCGAAACCGCTCGGCCCGGGGCATAGAAGCGCTGGGCACAGGCGGTTTAGCTCGAGCGCATGAAGGTGCGCGAATACTGCAAAATGTTATCGACGGCGCGGTCCGAGGGCCCGTGTTGCAGGGCATCGAGCAGGCGCTGGGCCTGGAGCAGGTCGGCGCAACGCGCGGCCAAGTCGGCGTCGTGCAGCAGGGCTTGCTCTATACTTTGGGTCTCCTTAGCCGGCAATTCGTTGTACACATACCGGAGCAGGGTCTCGTGGGTAAAGGTTTTGATCATAGAAGACGGGTTGCGCGGCCATTTTCTTCCGCAGGTTGATGAGCGCGTAGCGCATACGACCTAGCGCCGTATTGATGCTCACCCCCGTTGCATCGGCAATCTCCTGAAAGCTCATGTCGCCGTAATGACGCATAATGAGCACTTCCTTCTGCGCGGCCGGCAGCTCTTGTATTAACTCCCGAAGATGGCTATAGGTTTCCTCGCGGGTCATGGAGGCGTCTACACCTTCTTCGGCCAACGACAACGAGTTGAACGCGTGGCCGGTGGCATCGAGGTTTAGCTGCGGGTTGCGCTTCTGGCGACGGAAAAAGTCGATGGCCAGGTTGTGGGCAATGCGGCAGATCCACGACGAAAACTTCCCCTCTTCATTGTACCGACCGCTCTTCATCGTGTGCACCGCTTTGATGAACGCATCCTGCACCAGGTCTTCGGCAATCACGGGGTCTTTCACGATCAGCATGATCGTGGTGAAGACGCGGCGCTTGTGCCTGTCCAAGAGCAGGGCGAAGGCTTCTTCCTTGCCGGCAATGTAGAGCGAAATCAACGCGGAATCGCTCGGCTGCATAGTTTCCATAAAGGCTACGGTTAGGGGAACGTAGAGCTTTAGGCCATATTGTGCAGGTTGCCGTGAAAGTTAAGTTGAAGAGCCTGTAGAAAGCGTACTGATCAAATGTAGAGTTCTGCAAGCTGCTTTGCAACGCGTATTGTGGCGGGCCCCCAAATAATTTTTTTGTTCCGAAGCTCAACCATAAAAAAAGCCCGCTGAAACAGCGGGCTTTGGGGGCTGCAAAAACCGTGCAGTTACCTTTTCAGCTGGGCATCGAGGGTGCGCAGCTGCTGGTCGTAGCGAGTGCCGTTGGGCACGGCGGCGGCACCTAGGGCGGTGCGCTCGGCAAGCTTATCGGTGGCTTGCTGCAACAGGGCTACGCGCCGCTCAAGTTGCTTGAGCTGCTGGGCTGTGGCGGCCGAAACCGGAGTGCCGGGCACGCTCACGCGGGTTTCGCCGGTGCTGCCGGTTACCTGCACGCTTTGCCGCTCAATGGCCTGGGGCGTGCGCATATCGTCGCGGAAGTTCACCACCACGCCCTGCATGTTCACGGCTTGGCCCTCGGGCAGTTGCTGGCGGGTGCCGTCTTTGCGTACCAGCAAGCCCGATGGGTTAATCACGGAGCCGTCGGAAAGGGCGAGTGGCGCTTGTAGGCGCGTGGCTTTGCCCGCTTTCAGGCGCATTACCACGCCGTTGCGGCGGTAGGCGCCGTCTTTCAGGGCGGTGGCAGTTTGTGCTACCGATACCAACGTGGCGCAGCACAGCAAGAACAACAAAACGAAACGTTTCATGAGGCAAAGGGGCACGCCGCGAAAAGTGCAAGCGGGCGCGCACGCTCCTCTACGGGCCCTAGGTGCCGGTTGTTGTAGGTGTTGATTGGGCGTGCGGTAGGTTTAGCTGGCGGTTGTGCGCAAGCCACTGCATGGCCGATGGTTCGTCGGTGAACACCTGCACGCGGCAGCGGTCGTCGGCCGGCGGGGCGTTGCTGACAACGCTGGGCAGTTCGCTCTCGTGCGCCGGCGAAATCAGGTAAGCCAAGTACACATGTCCGCTAAGGGTAGCCACCAACCGCGGCAAAAACGCCTCCATAACCCAGCGGGTGGCTGCAGTGCTTACCATGCCGCGGCGGCGCATATCGAGCAGCCAGTAACGCGCGCGCCGCGGGGCTGCCAGCGCCAACGAGGCCTCGTAGCCCTGGCGTACTTCGGCGTCATCTACCTGGCGCAGCCAGCGGCTGAAGAGCAAGCCTAGGTCGTCGCGAAACGACAGATCGACAATATCCTGGAGGGCAGCGCTCATGATCAGCAAAGGAAAAGAAACCACAGCGCGGCAAAGCAGCGCAACACAAGCACGAGGAGCACGGCCGAGCACGCTACGCTGCCCGAGCAACAAGGCCAAACACGGTAAGCAGAAGGAGGCACCCGATCGGGACCAGGCCCAGGCGGGGCTGGCA includes the following:
- the gldD gene encoding gliding motility lipoprotein GldD, with product MPVLRSSCALLIVGLLLSGCNTAPDYTPKPKGYNRIDLPPHAYQQLPAGHPYRFEYSKHARILRDSSYLAQPHWINVNYPTLRANVQITYTNIQNNPKLFNKMLEDARKLTGKHQIKASAIEENVLKTPDGKQVTVFELSGEVPSQFQFYTTDSTKHFFRGALYFRTAVANDSLAPVIDYVKEDIVHLVNTLHYQ
- a CDS encoding single-stranded DNA-binding protein produces the protein MSSVNKVILIGHLGTDPEVRHLEGGSTVAQFRLATNEFYKDKQGNRVERTEWHNVVAWRGLAETVEKYIKKGQQVYVEGKIRTRQYQDKDQQTRYVTEIVADEITMLGSGGRGHNEQPSNQATGSASNAAEPNTFRQEPELNELPF
- the mutY gene encoding A/G-specific adenine glycosylase; the protein is MINTSPHQAHPFFAEALLDWYPRHRRDLPWRHTQDPYAIWLSEIILQQTRVQQGLPYYERFLAAYPTVHDLAAAPEQEVLRLWQGLGYYSRARNMRITAQQVVNEYAGQFPGSYAGLVKLRGIGPYTAAAIASFAFGERVAVLDGNVYRVLARVFGLTTDIAQPSARKEFQHLADQLISVEEPADYNQAIMEFGAIQCTPTNPDCLFCPVREQCFAFQHGMVQQLPVKSKAKAGRTRYFHYLVLRYGGQVYLRKRTGKDIWHSLYDFYLTETPEAALPPQALVTELEALGAQVATNRVSEPAAALRHALSHQKVEACFHELWLDAPLADDVLKQTGLEAYAAEQMDELPKPVIISNYLNKKGILRN
- a CDS encoding HU family DNA-binding protein, translated to MLFFTFQVPNTVTKAEVIAEIAEKTGIEKTDVSATVEAFFKVVKDSMANGNNIYVRGFGSFVNKKRARKVARNISKNTSIIIDEHFIPSFKPSKTFISKIKNSKKVKEQPVQA
- a CDS encoding tetratricopeptide repeat protein, whose amino-acid sequence is MATGRSSFSPQLLILILAAAVVAGLFLLPKGVVKPKEGKGEAARDAAATSAPNGGGPNTNGSKTEASSGPVPASQGVTAQQQPHTMASAEQRKGLNTLVARYRTAQGAAKLTVATDLAKQYQSVQRFDSAGYYYEQVAQAKPGEQAWKRAADQYFEAYSFAATEERAKMLGGKARELYEKVLKQNPQNLDAKTNLGMALMASENPVQGIMMLREVLAADPKNEKALYNLGILALQSNQPDKAVERFEELAKVNPKNVNGLFYLGVSLAQSGKKEQARQTFQKVKSLSNDPGLLTSVNEELQKL
- a CDS encoding Rne/Rng family ribonuclease, giving the protein MSNELIINSTQEGERIALLQDKRLIEYHFDRNDTNYAVGDIFLGTVKKVMPGLNAAFIDIGYQKDAFLHYGDLGEQFQTLAKWTRLVHSGKAPVAHLKGFPRDAALEKVGKMADVVKKGQQMLVQIVKEPISTKGPRLSSDLSMAGRYLVLMPFSDTISVSKKIVSRAERERLKRLIASIKPDGFGVIIRTVAEGRDVAELDRDMTNMVAMWEQLYQNLRNAKPNDKVLGELGRTSSMLRDMLSDSFDAIHVDSQELFDELRTYLQQIAPDKVDLLKLYSGKTKIFEQFEIEKQLKTLFGKTVTVPGGGYLVIEHTEALHVIDVNSGNKSNQQSDQEATALMVNLAAAKEVARQLRLRDMGGIVVVDFIDMRSGDSRKKVEDTVQQIMARDRAKFTILPITKFGLLQITRQRVRPEQNIITTEVCPTCGGTGKITASILVTDEIDLSIDELLVNQNHAGLTLYVHPFLHAYYTKGLVSKQMKWYLKYYKWVKVVKDTSLGLTDYRIQDERGEDIELHSRAAELNSLQDRDDETDD
- a CDS encoding porin family protein gives rise to the protein MKKTMLALALLLGGVATNASAQIEIGLKVSPSITSLRVSSPTERNFQSDGSRAGIGGGVVVDYFFGENYAFSTGLNLTFKGGNVRYLTENSPTDNSLSTQKQKIGLQYLEIPVTLKLFTNEITTDTKLYFQVGGTANARVASRINGNKFYTDPSTGNETKASSHFIVPDAALLGGLGVEYQVGQSTKVFAGVSYHRGLFNIERYFDNTRKLKDITFKNNEVALDLGLKF
- the gldB gene encoding gliding motility lipoprotein GldB, whose amino-acid sequence is MMPFPRLRLWLSTPVLAATLLLSVACNRGEKCEMSPEVARVAAPVQLERLETQFFKIRTPADAQQFLNRNPLFARHFLQRRQYPSDAILQQALVRLATNPGLQKLGQQADTTFRNTEQWQGDLQRMFQHVRYYFPDFKVPQAKTFVSGLSQDVFANDSLLVISTDFFVGPKAVYRPNVPNYILRRYRTEYVLPTVALAVSSKYNKKELTSNTMLGEMIQGGKALYFAERVLPCTDDSLLVGFPGKDLQNVHFNEARIWGHFLEKNLLYNTSPFQIQKYVGERPNVPEIDKTCPGRIGLWLGWQIVRKYMAEHPNVTLAQLMAMKDPQRILTESRYRPRPKD
- a CDS encoding glycosyltransferase family 4 protein; this encodes MHIAVFSQYHTNPDCPATSRHYSLLAHIARRHRVTLITTNTWEPQRLTHEYPWLPEGVEMLAADIPYHNRMGVAARGWAFVRYMAHAWRQGRRIPRPDVIWGISTPLSAAWVAGKVAQQRRVPWVFEVQDLWPTFPIEMGAVRNRLAQRQLYAAERGLYEQARHIITLSPGMTDYVRHLGIGEEKVSTILNGTDLDQAAQATPNVAANLRRQYSLEGRPVVLYAGTFGRANDIPTLVQAAEALHQMQPDAVWLFMGHGYYEPLIREAAARCAAIRLVPPQPRHQVFAWLAAADVSVVSFINLPVLDTNSPAKFYDSLAVGTPVVVTNPGWTKQFVEEHRCGWYVPAEQPRALAEHLHRALGAKAELSAAGQRGQEVARLLFDRQQLAAQVQQILERAAG
- the nth gene encoding endonuclease III; amino-acid sequence: MPRAERFRRFLAYFTTHFPEPETELHYRSPYELLVAVVLSAQCTDKRVNLITPALFEHFPTPQHLAAASAEEVFPFIRSVSYPNNKAKHLAGLGKMLVEKFGGEVPDRLEDLQLLPGVGRKTANVIVSVIYNQPAMAVDTHVFRVAHRLGLVPRTATTPLAVEKGLVKYTPQELIPKAHHWLILHGRYVCVARNPKCLQCPLTDFCKYFADKVQPTLEPIVAPV
- a CDS encoding RNA polymerase sigma factor — its product is METMQPSDSALISLYIAGKEEAFALLLDRHKRRVFTTIMLIVKDPVIAEDLVQDAFIKAVHTMKSGRYNEEGKFSSWICRIAHNLAIDFFRRQKRNPQLNLDATGHAFNSLSLAEEGVDASMTREETYSHLRELIQELPAAQKEVLIMRHYGDMSFQEIADATGVSINTALGRMRYALINLRKKMAAQPVFYDQNLYPRDPAPVCVQRIAG
- a CDS encoding DUF6799 domain-containing protein: MKRFVLLFLLCCATLVSVAQTATALKDGAYRRNGVVMRLKAGKATRLQAPLALSDGSVINPSGLLVRKDGTRQQLPEGQAVNMQGVVVNFRDDMRTPQAIERQSVQVTGSTGETRVSVPGTPVSAATAQQLKQLERRVALLQQATDKLAERTALGAAAVPNGTRYDQQLRTLDAQLKR